GTTTTCCCCCAGCACCAGGGCTAAAGCGGGGGTTTCCCCCTTGCGGAGGAGGCCCATAAGAAATCCCCGTACGTCCACCTTCTCCCGGCTCCTCTGGGGCAAGCGGACCTCCGGGGTAGGGGAGGCCTCCGCTTCCTCGTGGATGGCTTCTACCTGGAAGACGAAGGGAAGTCCCTTGTTGGAAGGGGCGAGTTCCGGGGTCACGGAGAGGACGTAACTCCTTCCCTCCCTGAGGGTGATCCCTAGGGGAACCTTGAGGCGGATGGAAGTGGATCCTCCCTTGAAGTCGCCGTAGTAAAAGTTCCCCCATGCCTTCTGGGAATGGTTGGCAAAGGTGCCCTGAACCAGGTAGGGCCCTTCCTCCCGAAGGCGGCGGAAGACTTCTCTGGTCAGGAGGGACTGGAGATTCTTGAGGAGCTGATCTGGGGTCACAGGGGAGGGGTTCTGGGGTGACCCATTCGGCTTCATAACGGTTACAGTCTAAATGCCTGCCTCTTTTCCCCGGGATATCATGGGGTTCCAAGATGGGATCCACCTCCGAGTTGTCCGCGGCGAAGGCGTCTGGCGGGATGACCCTTGAGGAAGCCCGCTCTTTTCTCCGAAGACTAAAGAGCCGGCGCGACAAAGAGGAGGGCGCCAGGCCGATCTTACAGGTCTGGCAAGGGGGGGCCTTGAGCGGCGTCCTTCTTGCCGGGGAGGTGGCCCTCCTCTACGGCGAGGCCAAGGTGGGCAAGAGCCGGGCGGCGGTGGCCCTCTTGGGCTGGCCCGATGGGGAGAGGGCCGCGCCGGATTCACCGAACGAGGACGGGGGCGATGCGGTGCGCTCCAGGTCCTGGCGCGTGAGGGCACCCCTGGACCTGCGCTTCTACCTCTACCACGCCACGGAGACCCGGTACGCCCACCTGAGGAAGTACGCCCAAACCCTGGGGGCCGAGGGCCTCACCGAGCACATTCTTCCCTTCAACGACGTGAGGGAGCTGGAGCGCGCCCTGCAGGCCATTCAGCGTCTAGCCGAAGAGAAGAAGGCTCCTGCCTTGGTGGTGGTGGATTCCCTTATCAAGCTGGTTCCTCCCCAACAGAGCGAGAACGAGGCCAAGGCCATGGACGAGGTCATGGCCCGGCTCAAGCGGGCCATCTCGCCGTCGGGGAGGGAGCCCTTGGTGGGCCTTGTGGTCATCCACCACGCCACCAAGGGTAACAGCGGTCCCCGGGGCTCCGGGGCCATCGCCGCCAACGCCGACCACATCTTCCGCCTCGAGCCCAAGCGGGAGGGGGAAGAGGACTGGGGCCTCCTCCTTTACGAGAGGGGCCGGGGCGACGTTTGGCGGGAGGTGGAGGAGGTCTTGCGGGTGCGGGTGAGGGGGCTCCGCCGGGCCAGCTCCTCAAGCGCCAAGGGGGTTAAAAGGGCCTCCAAGAGGTCCAGGGAGTCGTACATCGAGAGGGCTCGGGAACGCTTCGGCGGGCGGATTTTCTCGGAGGAGGAGCTTTTCCGCTACCTCACGGACGAGCTCGGGCTTCCCGAGTCTAGGGCCCGGGGCAACATCAGTTTGTGGAAGTCTCGGGAGAAGCTCTTGAGCCAGGGCGAAGGGCTCTTCTTTAAGAAAGGGTAGGTTTCTTCCCCCTTTCATAATTCAAGCGAAAAACGCGTGAAAATCCTGTTCTGAGCGGGGTTTTTTCGTTTTCCCCCACACCCCATAAAAAGCTAAGAAAACACGGGGCGGCCCAGAAGGGCCGCCCCAGACCAAGGAGTGAAAAGGGAATGAAGTGAGAAGTAAAAGGGTGGGCCTAACGGCCCC
This genomic interval from Thermus thermamylovorans contains the following:
- a CDS encoding AAA family ATPase encodes the protein MSGVLLAGEVALLYGEAKVGKSRAAVALLGWPDGERAAPDSPNEDGGDAVRSRSWRVRAPLDLRFYLYHATETRYAHLRKYAQTLGAEGLTEHILPFNDVRELERALQAIQRLAEEKKAPALVVVDSLIKLVPPQQSENEAKAMDEVMARLKRAISPSGREPLVGLVVIHHATKGNSGPRGSGAIAANADHIFRLEPKREGEEDWGLLLYERGRGDVWREVEEVLRVRVRGLRRASSSSAKGVKRASKRSRESYIERARERFGGRIFSEEELFRYLTDELGLPESRARGNISLWKSREKLLSQGEGLFFKKG